The Xanthomonas indica genome has a segment encoding these proteins:
- a CDS encoding phosphoethanolamine--lipid A transferase produces the protein MSHPVAPPSPSTASRARWWAWRPQLSNEMLALAASAFFALACNGMFWRSAMSGHAGDVKLALSLFLLLLAVHGLLLGLLLWRGIAKPVLTVLLITTAFAAHYMNSYSVYLDADMLRNVLATDHKESRELMTPALIAPLLFYAVLPILVLWRVRLIRRSPLKALAIRAGFLVGMLALGGIAAMLSFQDLSAMMRNHREIRYLATPINYLVALRQNFKSDSPTRKAPKLPLEHDAKATARAPGSKPRLLVVVLGETARAQNWGLNGYARQTTPELAKRDVINFPDMHSCGTSTEVSVPCMFSPFGRHDYNESNIRKHQSLLHVLEHAGIATLWRDNQSGCKGVCDGLQIQHLDDAKDPQLCRDGRCMDEILLQDLAAQVRAKPGDRVVVLHQLGSHGPSYFERYPAAFRRFTPTCDTADLGNCSRELITNAYDNTLLYTDHLLARTIDTLQAMPDYDTAMIYLSDHGESLGEKGLYLHGVPYAIAPQEQTHVPMVMWFSPGFASARGLDLTCLQARSRKYADQDNLFPSVLGLMQVRTGVYDRSRDLFAQCAKPQ, from the coding sequence ATGAGCCATCCCGTCGCCCCGCCCTCGCCGTCCACCGCCTCCCGCGCCCGCTGGTGGGCCTGGCGCCCGCAGTTGAGCAACGAGATGCTGGCGCTGGCCGCCAGCGCGTTCTTCGCGCTGGCCTGCAACGGCATGTTCTGGCGCAGCGCGATGAGCGGCCACGCCGGCGACGTGAAGCTGGCGCTGTCGCTGTTCCTGCTGCTGCTGGCGGTGCACGGCCTGCTGCTCGGCCTGCTGCTGTGGCGCGGCATCGCCAAGCCGGTGCTGACGGTGCTGCTGATCACCACCGCGTTCGCCGCGCACTACATGAACAGCTACAGCGTCTACCTGGACGCGGACATGCTGCGCAACGTGCTGGCCACCGACCACAAGGAATCGCGGGAGCTGATGACCCCGGCGCTGATCGCGCCGCTGCTGTTCTACGCGGTGCTGCCGATCCTGGTGCTGTGGCGGGTACGGCTGATCCGGCGTTCGCCGCTGAAGGCGCTGGCGATCCGCGCCGGTTTCCTGGTCGGCATGCTGGCGCTGGGCGGCATCGCCGCGATGCTCTCGTTCCAGGACCTGTCGGCGATGATGCGCAACCATCGCGAGATCCGCTACCTGGCCACGCCGATCAACTACCTGGTCGCGCTGCGGCAGAACTTCAAGTCCGACAGCCCCACGCGCAAGGCGCCGAAACTGCCGCTGGAACACGACGCCAAGGCCACCGCGCGCGCGCCGGGCAGCAAGCCGCGGCTGCTGGTGGTGGTGCTGGGCGAGACCGCCCGCGCGCAGAACTGGGGCCTCAACGGCTATGCGCGGCAGACCACGCCGGAGCTGGCCAAGCGCGACGTGATCAATTTCCCCGACATGCACTCCTGCGGCACCAGCACCGAGGTCTCGGTGCCGTGCATGTTCTCGCCGTTCGGCCGCCACGACTACAACGAGAGCAACATCCGCAAGCACCAGTCGCTGCTGCACGTGCTCGAGCACGCCGGCATCGCCACGCTGTGGCGCGACAACCAGTCCGGCTGCAAGGGCGTGTGCGATGGCCTGCAGATCCAGCACCTGGACGATGCCAAGGATCCGCAGCTGTGCAGGGACGGCCGCTGCATGGACGAGATCCTGCTGCAGGACCTGGCCGCGCAGGTGCGCGCCAAGCCCGGCGACCGCGTGGTGGTGCTGCATCAGCTCGGCAGCCACGGCCCCAGCTACTTCGAGCGCTACCCGGCCGCGTTCCGCCGCTTCACCCCGACCTGCGACACCGCCGACCTGGGCAACTGCAGCCGCGAACTGATCACCAACGCCTACGACAACACCCTGCTGTACACCGATCACCTGCTGGCGCGCACCATCGACACGCTGCAGGCGATGCCCGACTACGACACGGCGATGATCTACCTCTCCGACCACGGCGAGTCGCTGGGCGAGAAGGGCCTGTACCTGCACGGCGTGCCCTACGCGATCGCGCCGCAGGAGCAGACCCACGTGCCGATGGTGATGTGGTTCTCGCCGGGCTTCGCCAGCGCGCGCGGCCTGGACCTGACCTGCCTGCAGGCGCGGTCGCGCAAGTACGCCGACCAGGACAACCTGTTCCCGTCGGTGCTGGGCTTGATGCAGGTCAGGACCGGCGTCTACGACCGATCGCGCGACCTGTTCGCGCAGTGCGCCAAGCCGCAATGA
- the minE gene encoding cell division topological specificity factor MinE → MGLFDFLKTKKNTAETAKNRLQIIIAQERSQRGGPDYLPLLQRELLEVIKKYVNIDADAVKVDLVKDGEHDVLDISVALPEGPTP, encoded by the coding sequence ATGGGACTATTCGATTTCCTCAAGACCAAGAAGAACACCGCCGAGACCGCGAAGAACCGCCTGCAGATCATCATCGCGCAGGAACGCAGCCAGCGCGGCGGCCCGGACTACCTGCCGCTGCTGCAGCGCGAGCTGCTGGAAGTGATCAAGAAGTACGTCAACATCGACGCCGACGCGGTCAAGGTGGACCTGGTCAAGGACGGCGAGCACGACGTGCTCGACATCTCCGTCGCCCTGCCGGAAGGGCCCACGCCCTGA
- a CDS encoding response regulator transcription factor, with product MRLLVIEDNRNLVANLFDYFEVRGHTLDAAPDGVTGLHLATTQRYDALILDWMLPRLDGQQVLRALREEHHADVPVIMLTARDELPDKIAGFRAGADDYLTKPFALPELEVRLEALLVRASGRGRSKLLRVGDLQLDLSTLEVTRGGRTLHLYPACRKLLEVLMQASPAAVTRDRLEQALWGDEPPDGDMLRSHIYDLRRSVDGPFAAKLIHTLPRIGYRLAVVGPHEGEHAD from the coding sequence ATGCGGCTGCTGGTCATAGAAGACAACCGGAACCTGGTCGCCAACCTGTTCGACTACTTCGAGGTGCGCGGCCACACCCTGGATGCGGCACCGGATGGCGTCACCGGGCTGCACCTGGCCACCACCCAGCGCTACGACGCGCTGATCCTGGACTGGATGCTGCCGCGGCTGGACGGGCAGCAGGTGCTGCGCGCGTTGCGCGAGGAACACCACGCCGACGTGCCGGTAATCATGCTGACCGCGCGCGACGAGTTGCCGGACAAGATCGCCGGCTTCCGCGCCGGCGCCGACGACTACCTGACCAAGCCGTTCGCGCTGCCGGAGCTGGAAGTGCGGCTGGAGGCGCTGCTGGTGCGCGCCAGCGGCCGCGGCCGCAGCAAGCTGCTGCGGGTGGGCGACCTGCAACTGGACCTGTCCACGCTGGAGGTGACCCGCGGCGGGCGCACCCTGCACCTGTACCCGGCCTGCCGCAAGCTGCTGGAGGTGCTGATGCAGGCCAGCCCGGCCGCGGTCACCCGCGACCGCCTGGAGCAGGCGCTGTGGGGCGACGAGCCGCCTGACGGCGACATGTTGCGCTCGCACATTTACGACCTGCGCCGCAGCGTCGACGGCCCGTTCGCGGCCAAGCTGATCCACACCCTGCCGCGCATCGGCTACCGCCTGGCGGTGGTCGGCCCCCACGAGGGCGAGCATGCCGACTAG
- a CDS encoding phosphatase PAP2 family protein has translation MLSTPLRLSAAAAPSLGARRYFYLSHLWVPLTLVLLASTVLMGLGGDFWIADLLYRWEGGQWALKDAALTRSLIHHDGKMLSAAAWAVTAALAVWAWRRPDGRRYRLPLLYLLLAVGLSTGVVSLLKSVTHMDCPWDLTRYGGERIFVGLFETRPAGMPRGVCFPAGHSSAGYAWVGLYFVALALKPAWRWPALAIGLGGGLLFGLGQQLRGAHFMSHDLWTLALCWGVALGLYRAMLWPDAMASQADRRLSITNDSAA, from the coding sequence ATGCTCAGTACGCCCCTGCGATTGTCCGCTGCGGCGGCGCCCTCCCTCGGCGCACGCCGGTACTTCTATCTCTCCCACCTGTGGGTGCCGCTGACGCTGGTGCTGCTGGCCAGCACGGTGCTGATGGGCCTGGGTGGCGATTTCTGGATCGCCGACCTGCTGTATCGCTGGGAAGGCGGGCAATGGGCGCTGAAGGATGCGGCGCTGACCCGTAGCCTGATCCACCACGACGGCAAGATGCTCAGCGCCGCGGCGTGGGCGGTGACCGCCGCGCTGGCGGTGTGGGCGTGGCGCCGTCCCGATGGCCGCCGCTACCGTCTGCCGTTGCTGTACCTGTTGCTGGCGGTGGGGCTGAGCACCGGGGTGGTGTCGCTGCTGAAGTCGGTGACCCACATGGACTGCCCCTGGGACCTGACCCGCTACGGCGGCGAGCGGATCTTCGTGGGCCTGTTCGAGACCCGCCCGGCGGGCATGCCGCGCGGGGTATGCTTCCCCGCCGGTCATTCCAGTGCCGGCTATGCCTGGGTGGGGCTGTACTTCGTCGCGCTGGCGCTCAAGCCGGCCTGGCGCTGGCCAGCACTGGCGATCGGCCTCGGGGGAGGCTTGCTGTTCGGTCTCGGCCAACAGCTGCGCGGCGCGCATTTCATGTCGCACGACCTGTGGACGCTGGCCCTGTGCTGGGGCGTGGCACTGGGCCTGTACCGGGCGATGCTGTGGCCGGACGCGATGGCGTCGCAGGCCGACCGGCGCCTCTCCATCACCAACGATTCCGCCGCATGA
- a CDS encoding GNAT family N-acetyltransferase has translation MGQSAAQAAQEAVSLARVRRRDGIALVQAHRASVALHHPWTYPFTDVPGFEAWYAQTLDGSNIALLARERSTGALAGLFTFSQVVGGCFQSAYLGYHAMAGCEGRGLMTHALRLCVAYAFAELGLHRVEANIQPDNTRSLALAQRAGFRREGYSPRYLRIGGIWRDHERWARLADD, from the coding sequence ATGGGCCAGAGCGCCGCCCAGGCTGCGCAGGAGGCCGTGTCGCTGGCGCGGGTGCGGCGCCGCGACGGCATCGCGCTGGTCCAGGCGCACCGCGCCAGCGTCGCCCTGCATCACCCGTGGACCTATCCGTTCACCGACGTGCCTGGGTTCGAGGCCTGGTACGCGCAGACCCTGGACGGCAGCAACATCGCCTTGCTGGCGCGCGAACGCAGCACGGGCGCGCTCGCTGGCCTGTTCACCTTCAGCCAGGTGGTCGGCGGCTGTTTCCAGAGCGCCTACCTGGGCTACCACGCCATGGCCGGCTGCGAGGGCCGTGGGCTGATGACGCATGCGCTGCGCCTGTGCGTGGCCTACGCCTTCGCCGAACTGGGCCTGCACCGGGTGGAAGCCAACATCCAGCCGGACAATACCCGCTCGCTGGCCCTGGCGCAGCGCGCCGGCTTCCGCCGCGAAGGCTATTCGCCGCGCTACCTGCGCATCGGCGGGATCTGGCGCGACCACGAGCGCTGGGCGCGGCTGGCCGACGACTGA
- a CDS encoding HAMP domain-containing sensor histidine kinase yields the protein MPTRAGLRQRLTLWLVGYAALLSLAVFVHGYIVNDQAEQLTWRSLLTSELDHFLARSAADPEYRWIDTRTVSLYGDEGGAPLPPAVAALGPGLHDEVQLEGSEKVVLVQDVRGRRLALALDITELHDHEDNLALWMLVSNAVAVLLLGALVAWGMGRVVQPLIDMAQRIGSLRPDRPGQRIEVHPRASAEQVVIAEALNDYLARNDLFVERERAFIDSTSHELRTPVAVIGGAAELALEQHDVPPSVRNQLLRIRRTASGVGQLISLLLVLAKDPARLARGNDLVRLDQLLPEIVEDHRHLCADKRLELVLAPLPPCEVLTPLAIVQVAIGNLLRNAIENSDKGRIEITMPAPGVVCIDDPGHGMSPEEISAIYMRMARGGGSREGSGIGLDLIARLCEHLGWALHLDSLAGSGTRATLDLSSALKHQGAASPSPAP from the coding sequence ATGCCGACTAGGGCCGGGCTGCGGCAGCGGCTGACCCTGTGGCTGGTAGGCTACGCGGCGCTGCTGTCGCTGGCGGTGTTCGTGCATGGCTACATCGTCAACGACCAGGCCGAGCAGCTCACCTGGCGCTCGCTGCTGACCTCCGAGCTGGACCACTTCCTGGCGCGCAGCGCGGCCGACCCGGAGTACCGCTGGATCGACACCCGCACGGTGAGCCTGTACGGCGACGAGGGCGGCGCGCCGCTGCCGCCGGCGGTGGCGGCACTGGGTCCCGGCCTGCACGACGAAGTGCAGCTGGAAGGCAGCGAGAAGGTGGTGCTGGTGCAGGACGTGCGCGGGCGCCGCCTGGCGCTGGCGCTGGACATCACCGAACTGCACGACCACGAGGACAATCTGGCGCTGTGGATGCTGGTGTCCAACGCGGTGGCGGTGCTGCTGCTCGGCGCCCTGGTGGCCTGGGGCATGGGCCGGGTGGTGCAGCCGTTGATCGACATGGCCCAGCGCATCGGCAGCCTGCGGCCGGACCGGCCCGGGCAGCGCATCGAGGTGCATCCGCGCGCCAGCGCCGAGCAGGTGGTGATCGCCGAGGCGCTGAACGACTACCTGGCGCGCAACGACCTGTTCGTGGAGCGCGAGCGCGCCTTCATCGACAGCACCAGCCACGAACTGCGCACCCCGGTGGCGGTGATCGGCGGCGCCGCCGAACTGGCGCTGGAGCAGCACGACGTGCCGCCCAGCGTACGCAACCAGTTGCTGCGCATCCGCCGCACCGCCAGCGGCGTGGGCCAGTTGATCTCGCTGCTGCTGGTGCTGGCCAAGGATCCGGCGCGGCTGGCGCGCGGCAACGACCTGGTGCGGCTGGACCAGTTGCTGCCGGAGATCGTCGAGGATCACCGCCACCTGTGCGCGGACAAGCGCCTGGAACTGGTGCTGGCGCCGCTGCCGCCGTGCGAGGTGCTGACCCCGCTGGCGATCGTGCAGGTGGCCATCGGCAACCTGCTGCGCAACGCCATCGAGAACAGCGACAAGGGCCGGATCGAGATCACCATGCCGGCGCCGGGCGTGGTCTGCATCGACGATCCCGGCCACGGCATGAGCCCGGAAGAGATCAGCGCGATCTACATGCGCATGGCGCGCGGCGGCGGCAGCCGCGAGGGCAGCGGCATCGGCCTGGACCTGATCGCGCGGTTGTGCGAGCACCTGGGCTGGGCGTTGCACCTGGATTCGCTGGCCGGCAGCGGCACCCGCGCGACCTTGGACCTGAGCAGCGCCTTGAAGCACCAGGGCGCGGCGTCGCCGTCGCCCGCGCCCTAG
- a CDS encoding M2 family metallopeptidase gives MNHHSPLLALCLGASLLTLSACRKEPAAETAAPAAAQPEGESADQFVARINEEYRALLPELTAAQWLSATYINGDSERLAAKANARWLTTLNGWIAQARRYDGKPMSADSARALRLLQQMTAMPAPRDPARLAELAALATKMEGAYGAASYCTGEGDARRCRQLGELEDVLRRSRDYDQQLDAWQGWHAAVQPMRKDYQRFVELVNEGARDMGYADTGALWRSGYDMPPAQLAAETDRLWTQVKPLYEQLHCYARGKLDAEYGKDKGEVAGGLLPAHLLGNMWQQDWSNLWDLLQPYPGAGSLDITDALERQYQGDLSAALARRNGDTSAEARFMAQREAQLLSARQMTERAQDFYTSLAMPKLPDSYWTRSQFIKPLDRDVVCHASAWDMDMAGDVRTKMCVKPNEEDFTTIYHELGHLYYDLAYNPLPPLFQGGANDGFHEAIGDTVVLAMTPQYLHSIGLVDAPQVGREALINAQMRMALSKVAFLPFGLMIDRWRWGVFDGSIAPDRYNQAWWELKAKYQGVAPATPRGEDFFDPGAKYHVPANTPYTRYFLSHILQFQFYKSLCDAAGYKGPLYECTFYGNKEAGQKFWSMLQRGASQPWQATLKELTGSERIDAGPLLEYFAPMQEWLKQQNQGRMCGWDPAAQASAQASPATPAASAPMPAPKTPPRQR, from the coding sequence GTGAACCACCACTCTCCGCTGCTCGCGCTGTGCCTCGGCGCGAGCCTGCTGACGCTGTCCGCCTGCCGCAAGGAACCCGCGGCCGAGACCGCCGCCCCGGCCGCAGCGCAGCCCGAGGGCGAAAGCGCCGACCAGTTCGTCGCCCGCATCAACGAGGAGTACCGCGCGCTGCTGCCGGAACTGACCGCGGCGCAGTGGCTGTCGGCCACCTACATCAACGGCGACAGCGAGCGGCTGGCGGCCAAGGCCAATGCGCGCTGGCTGACCACGCTCAACGGCTGGATCGCGCAGGCGCGGCGCTACGATGGCAAGCCGATGTCGGCCGACAGCGCCCGCGCGCTGCGCCTGCTGCAACAGATGACCGCGATGCCGGCGCCGCGCGATCCGGCGCGGCTGGCCGAACTGGCCGCGCTGGCGACGAAGATGGAGGGCGCCTACGGCGCCGCGTCCTACTGCACCGGCGAGGGCGATGCGCGGCGCTGCCGGCAGTTGGGCGAACTGGAGGACGTGCTGCGCCGCAGCCGCGACTACGACCAGCAACTGGATGCCTGGCAGGGCTGGCACGCCGCCGTGCAACCGATGCGCAAGGACTACCAGCGCTTCGTCGAACTGGTCAACGAGGGCGCGCGCGACATGGGCTATGCCGACACCGGCGCGCTGTGGCGCAGCGGCTACGACATGCCGCCCGCGCAGCTCGCCGCCGAGACCGACCGGCTGTGGACCCAGGTCAAGCCGCTGTACGAACAGCTGCATTGCTACGCGCGCGGCAAGCTCGACGCCGAATACGGCAAGGACAAGGGCGAGGTGGCCGGCGGCCTGCTGCCGGCGCATCTGCTCGGCAACATGTGGCAGCAGGACTGGAGCAACCTGTGGGACCTGCTGCAGCCCTATCCCGGCGCCGGCAGTCTGGACATCACCGACGCGCTGGAACGGCAGTACCAGGGCGACCTCAGTGCGGCGCTGGCGCGGCGCAACGGCGATACCTCGGCGGAGGCGCGGTTCATGGCGCAGCGCGAGGCGCAGTTGCTCAGCGCGCGACAGATGACCGAGCGCGCGCAGGACTTCTACACCTCGCTGGCGATGCCCAAGCTGCCGGACAGCTACTGGACGCGCAGCCAGTTCATCAAGCCACTGGACCGCGACGTGGTCTGCCACGCCAGCGCCTGGGACATGGACATGGCCGGCGACGTGCGCACCAAGATGTGCGTCAAGCCGAACGAAGAGGACTTCACCACCATCTACCACGAGCTCGGCCACCTCTATTACGACCTGGCCTACAACCCGCTGCCGCCCCTGTTCCAGGGCGGCGCCAACGACGGTTTCCACGAAGCCATCGGCGACACCGTGGTGCTGGCGATGACCCCGCAGTACCTGCATTCGATCGGCCTGGTCGACGCGCCGCAGGTCGGCCGCGAGGCACTGATCAACGCACAGATGCGCATGGCCCTGAGCAAGGTGGCGTTCCTGCCGTTCGGGCTGATGATCGACCGCTGGCGCTGGGGCGTGTTCGACGGCTCGATCGCCCCGGACCGCTACAACCAGGCCTGGTGGGAGCTGAAGGCCAAGTACCAGGGCGTGGCGCCGGCCACACCGCGCGGCGAGGACTTCTTCGACCCCGGCGCCAAGTACCACGTGCCGGCCAATACGCCGTATACCCGCTACTTCCTCTCGCACATCCTGCAGTTCCAGTTCTACAAGAGCCTGTGCGATGCGGCCGGCTACAAGGGCCCGCTGTACGAGTGCACCTTCTACGGCAACAAGGAAGCCGGGCAGAAGTTCTGGTCGATGCTGCAGCGCGGCGCCAGCCAGCCGTGGCAGGCCACGCTCAAGGAACTGACCGGCAGCGAGCGCATCGACGCCGGCCCGCTGCTGGAATACTTCGCGCCGATGCAGGAATGGCTCAAGCAGCAGAACCAGGGGCGGATGTGCGGATGGGATCCCGCGGCGCAGGCGTCGGCACAGGCCAGTCCGGCCACCCCCGCTGCATCCGCGCCCATGCCGGCGCCCAAGACGCCACCGCGCCAGCGCTGA